The following proteins come from a genomic window of Oncorhynchus gorbuscha isolate QuinsamMale2020 ecotype Even-year unplaced genomic scaffold, OgorEven_v1.0 Un_scaffold_2559, whole genome shotgun sequence:
- the LOC124026071 gene encoding E3 ubiquitin-protein ligase MYLIP-A-like — translation MLCHITRPDSMVMEVDVDSKANGEDCLHKVCRKLGIIEVDYFGLQFCGSKGESLWLNLRNRISQQMDNLSPCRLKLRVKFFVEPHLTLQEQTR, via the exons ATGCTTTGCCATATAACGCGACCGGACTCgatggtgatggaggtggatgtTGATTCGAAGGCGAATGGAGAGGACTGTTTACACAAG GTCTGTCGGAAACTGGGAATAATAGAGGTGGATTACTTTGGGCTTCAGTTCTGTGGAAGCAAAGGGGAAAGTTTGTGGTTGAATCTCAGGAACAGGATCTCCCAACAGATGGATAACCTGTCTCCCTGCAGACTGAAGCTCAGAGTCAAGTTCTTTGTGGAACCCCATCTGACCCTGCAAGAACAGACAAG gtag